The Arachis hypogaea cultivar Tifrunner chromosome 16, arahy.Tifrunner.gnm2.J5K5, whole genome shotgun sequence genome contains a region encoding:
- the LOC112758049 gene encoding peptide chain release factor PrfB2, chloroplastic has protein sequence MSIFLRRSLRTRLLSSNNFNLFLPNSFDSSQTINHRRHFSDNLFQTVCFRSTSLSTENHCYGYGYSHRQHHQSTCRRFFASEAAATAAQRSTSDGLTVEGILANNWNILDDNESDWKSHASAVAQSIHLIKRRLQWKKLKVRLDMLSVQLNKADLWDDPVHAGNISREHGTLMGKVKEVNALEQELLEHIDMIKLARDENDSELESESLKALRDMRKNAKEKELEALLAGEQDSCSCFIEVQAGAGGTESMDWAAMVMQMYKSWAHRRGYNVTVIDEMPGEIAGIKRATIKVDGEFAFGYAKAEVGVHRLVRISPFDSNKRRHTSFAAVAVIPILGDGSSHVQINESDLRIERFRSGGPGGQHANTTESAIRIIHIPTGITATCQNERSQHQNKASAMAVLKSRLDQLEMARQAQLNSQHTQSLTDITWGSQIRSYVLHPYRMVKDLRTNYEVSDPDSVLEGDIDGFILSYLSATLDKEDSDA, from the exons ATGTCCATTTTTCTACGAAGATCACTGAGGACTCGTTTATTGAGCTCCAACAATTTTAACTTGTTTCTCCCTAACTCCTTTGATTCTTCCCAAACCATTAACCATCGCCGCCACTTCTCAGATAACCTCTTTCAAACCGTTTGCTTTCGCTCAACTTCCCTTTCAACTGAAAATCACTGCTACGGTTATGGTTATTCGCATCGCCAACACCACCAGTCCACATGCCGTCGGTTCTTCGCTTCTGAAGCCGCCGCCACCGCCGCCCAACGCTCAACCTCCGATGGCCTCACGGTGGAGGGAATTCTCGCGAACAATTGGAACATTCTAGACGATAACGAAAGCGATTGGAAGAGCCATGCCTCTGCGGTTGCGCAATCTATTCATCTCATCAAACGCCGCTTACAG TGGAAGAAATTGAAGGTAAGGTTGGATATGTTATCTGTGCAGCTGAATAAGGCAGATCTTTGGGATGACCCTGTGCACGCTGGTAACATTAGCAGAGAGCATGGAACCCTAATGGGAAAGGTGAAAGAGGTGAATGCGCTTGAGCAAGAGTTACTCGAGCATATTGACATGATTAAGCTTGCTCGTGATGAGAATGACTCAGAATTGGAATCG GAATCATTGAAAGCTTTGCGTGACATGAGAAAAAATGCAAAGGAAAAAGAGCTAGAGGCACTGCTAGCTGGGGAGCAGgattcttgttcttgcttcatcGAG GTTCAGGCTGGGGCCGGGGGTACTGAGAGCATGGACTGGGCTGCAATGGTTATGCAGATGTATAAATCATGGGCCCACCGACGTGGATATAATGTAACTGTAATAGATGAAATGCCTGGTGAGATTGCAGGAATCAAG cgAGCTACAATTAAAGTAGATGGTGAGTTTGCATTTGGATATGCAAAAGCAGAAGTAGGAGTCCACAGACTTGTGAGAATATCACCTTTTGACAGTAATAAGCGCCGGCATACTTCATTTGCTGCAGTAGCTGTGATTCCAATCCTTGGTGATGGATCTAGTCATGTACAAATTAATGAATCTGATCTTCGAATTGAACGGTTTCGTTCTGGCGGTCCCGGTGGCCAGCATGCTAATACAACTGAAAGTGCAATAAGAATAATTCATATTCCTACAGGAATTACTGCAACTTGTCAGAATGAAAG ATCCCAACATCAGAATAAGGCTTCTGCGATGGCTGTGCTCAAGTCGAGATTAGACCAACTGGAGATGGCACGCCAGGCTCAGTTGAATTCACAACATACACAATCTCTCACGGACATAACTTGGGGCAGTCAGATACGCAGTTATGTGCTCCAT CCTTATCGAATGGTGAAAGATCTTAGAACTAATTATGAGGTTTCAGACCCTGACTCTGTCCTTGAGGGAGATATAGACGGCTTCATCTTGAGCTATCTATCAGCTACTTTGGATAAAGAAGACAGTGATGCTTGA
- the LOC112758050 gene encoding uncharacterized protein, translated as MVYILQTGHNSRSCSKKKEAMAGSAGGQSSSQHPTAEDDEEEAARLEEMFWEETLEAVEAAVSQPPPETTPVSQPVPNTVRSSSTRSPTAKKPPKKKKNLRRPPPTTQQPQSAPAIVRPTTPTTTSPSPPASDVPPHCDTSNHASCLPGHYFQIHGIHANSRSERIKLK; from the exons ATGGTATACATTTTGCAGACTGGACACAACAGTCGTAGTTGTTCCAAGAAGAAGGAGGCAATGGCTGGGAGTGCTGGGGGACAAAGTTCAAGTCAACACCCAACTGCTGAGGATGATGAAGAGGAGGCGGCAAGACTAGAGGAGATGTTCTGGGAGGAAACTCTGGAAGCTGTTGAAGCAGCAGTATCTCAGCCACCACCT GAGACCACCCCAGTTTCTCAACCCGTTCCTAATACAGTCAGGTCTTCTTCAACTAGGTCACCAACTGCAAAAAAACcaccaaagaagaagaagaatctgcgaAGACCACCACCAACTACTCAGCAACCACAATCTGCTCCAGCTATTGTCAGGCCAACAACACCAACTACTACTAGTCCATCACCCCCGGCCTCTGATGTGCCCCCCCACTGTGACACCTCAAACCATGCAAGCTGCCTCCCAGGGCACTACTTCCAGATTCATGGAATTCATGCCAACTCCCGCAGTGAGAGGATCAAGCTCAAGTAG
- the LOC112756747 gene encoding uncharacterized protein produces the protein MRGKPIITMLEEVRCYMMNIIARNKKALVEYTGVITPVQQSRLEKEKRESNKWRPFPTGDDPGNVYEVQCLPHKVMVDIRKRTCSCRFWQLTGLPCRHACAALAYQNRRPEEHAHNWLSMGAYNSTYQFVIQPVPS, from the coding sequence ATGAGAGGGAAGCCTATAATAACTATGCTGGAAGAGGTGAGGTGTTATATGATGAACatcattgcaagaaacaagaagGCGTTGGTGGAATATACTGGAGTAATCACTCCTGTGCAGCAGAGTAGGCTGGAAAAGGAGAAAAGGGAGAGCAACAAGTGGCGGCCGTTTCCCACTGGAGATGACCCTGGAAATGTGTATGAAGTACAATGCCTCCCACATAAGGTTATGGTGGATATAAGAAAGAGGACTTGTTCCTGCAGGTTTTGGCAACTGACTGGCTTGCCGTGCAGGCATGCATGTGCTGCCCTTGCATACCAGAACAGGAGGCCAGAAGAACATGCACACAACTGGCTCTCTATGGGGGCATATAATAGCACATACCAGTTCGTGATCCAGCCTGTTCCTAGTTAA
- the LOC114925479 gene encoding uncharacterized protein: MSEAIAGMHCYESEELDSVASDDEDSQQAAFPQANPDAPVRKIRLELGMEFENLDHFKKAVKKFNINIGRNIFFPIVDSTRCKTICYDESCPWQIYCAKRSYPLSFQVKTFVNEHTYSKVNKNKSADGKWVVEELEDKIRDHPEMTQRQAQDFFKKEYDVIVNERKIYRAMVKAKELIEGSEIAQYAVLRDYANEIMRTNPGSTVRISTDYVEGTGHKFKRIYICLEGCKNDFSVGCRPFIGLDETFLKGYYPGQLLTAIGHDANNHIYLISYAVVECECKDSWKVVSRTPPRRLR, encoded by the coding sequence ATGTCGGAGGCAATTGCAGGGATGCATTGTTACGAGTCGGAAGAGCTAGATTCTGTTGCAAGTGATGATGAAGACAGTCAGCAGGCAGCATTTCCTCAAGCGAATCCAGATGCTCCAGTAAGGAAAATAAGGTTGGAGCTTGGCATGGAGTTTGAAAATCTGGACCATTTCAAGAAGGCAGTTAAGAAGTTCAACATCAACATAGGGCGAAACATATTCTTTCCAATAGTGGATTCAACTAGGTGCAAGACCATATGTTATGACGAGAGTTGTCCGTGGCAGATATACTGTGCAAAACGGTCGTATCCATTAAGCTTTCAGGTGAAGACGTTTGTGAATGAACATACCTACAGCAAAGTTAATAAGAATAAATCAGCAGATGGTAAATGGGTTGTAGAGGAGCTTGAGGACAAGATCCGTGATCATCCAGAGATGACTCAAAGGCAGGCACAAGATTTTTTCAAGAAGGAGTATGACGTGATTGTGAACGAGAGGAAGATATACAGGGCTATGGTGAAGGCGAAAGAACTAATAGAAGGGTCAGAAATAGCTCAGTATGCAGTTCTTAGGGACTATGCTAATGAAATTATGAGGACCAACCCTGGCTCCACTGTGAGGATTAGTACTGATTATGTTGAAGGGACTGGGCATAAATTCAAAAGGATATATATATGCTTGGAAGGGTGTAAAAATGATTTTTCGGTTGGTTGCAGGCCTTTTATAGGGTTAGATGAAACTTTTCTAAAGGGATACTACCCTGGCCAGTTGTTGACCGCAATCGGCCACGATGCCAATAACCACATATACCTTATATCGTATGCTGTTGTGGAGTGCGAATGCAAGGATAGCTGGAAAGTGGTTTCTCGAACTCCTCCAAGAAGACTTAGGTGA
- the LOC112758051 gene encoding universal stress protein PHOS32, which produces MAEEAENERRVLVAVDEGDESMYALSWCLNNLVFQNSKNTLILLYVNPPRGGYMPFETAAALDDPETHPANLYSPEITAAMERYSQEVADCVLAKAKKLCKDLQHVKVETRVEDGDPRDVICEMAEKLGAHVLVMGSHGYGLIKRTFLGSVSSHCAQNVKCPVLIVKKPKSIADAGDETYQSE; this is translated from the exons ATGGCAGAAGAGGCAGAGAACGAACGGAGGGTTCTGGTAGCAGTGGACGAAGGCGATGAGAGCATGTATGCCCTCTCATGGTGCCTCAACAACCTCGTCTTCCAAAATTCCAAAAATACCCTTATCCTTCTCTATGTAAACCCACCACGTGGCGGTTATATGCCCTTTGAAACCGCAGCCGCACTAGATGATCCTGAAACTCATCCAG CAAATCTGTATTCGCCGGAAATAACGGCAGCCATGGAAAGATATAGCCAAGAAGTGGCAGATTGCGTGTTAGCGAAAGCCAAGAAATTGTGTAAAGATCTCCAACAC GTTAAGGTGGAGACGAGAGTAGAGGATGGCGATCCAAGGGACGTGATTTGTGAGATGGCTGAAAAGTTGGGTGCTCATGTTCTTGTTATGGGAAGCCACGGTTATGGTCTTATCAAGAG GACTTTTCTTGGAAGTGTGAGCAGTCACTGCGCACAGAACGTTAAGTGCCCAGTTCTCATAGTCAAGAAGCCAAAATCAATTGCTGATGCTGGAGACGAAACATATCAATCGGAATAA
- the LOC112756748 gene encoding probable protein disulfide-isomerase A6 → MMALVAIIMGLLLFQSSFAEEDDAFVLTQDTFENEVGHDRGVLIKFYAPWCGHCKKLVPEYEKLAATFKKTKSVLIAKVDCDADKSICSKYGVSVYPTIKWFPQGSLEPMLYEGAKTAEALVGFVNMKGGTNVKIATTPSDVVPLTLFNFDKIVLDKTKHVLVEFYAPWCKHCKAFAPTYEKVATAFKPEEDVVIASIDGDMYKDVTTKYEITSYPKLKLFRKSNKAGEVYEGARNLDDIVSYINEKCGTNRDGQGRLTSKAGIVASLDKLVKKFVNAGDNDKKAIYSQLEEEVEDLEGSDARYGKLYLKLAKNCMEKGKEYAKNEVQRLERMLEKSINPTKTDEFTLKKNILSLFA, encoded by the exons ATGATGGCCCTCGTAGCGATAATAATGGGTCTCTTATTGTTTCAGTCGTCTTTTGCGGAAGAAGACGACGCCTTTGTGCTCACACAGGACACCTTCGAAAACGAGGTTGGCCATGATCGCGGCGTTCTCATCAAGTTCTACGCTCCCTG GTGTGGCCACTGTAAAAAGCTTGTACCGGAGTATGAAAAGCTCGCAGCAACTTTCAAGAAAACCAAGTCCGTTTTGATCGCCAAA GTAGATTGTGATGCAGATAAAAGCATTTGCTCTAAATATGGGGTTTCTGTTTACCCTACAATTAAGTGGTTTCCTCAGGGTTCTTTAGAACCTATGTT ATATGAAGGTGCAAAAACCGCAGAAGCCCTTGTTGGATTTGTGAACATGAAAGGAG GTACCAATGTAAAGATAGCAACAACTCCATCTGATGTGGTGCCTCTCACCTTATTTAACTTTGATAAGATTGTCTTGGATAAAACAAAACATGTTCTTGTTGAGTTCTATGCACCCTG GTGCAAACATTGCAAGGCCTTTGCCCCT ACTTATGAAAAGGTTGCTACAGCATTTAAACCAGAAGAAGATGTAGTTATAGCTAGTATTGATGGTGACATGTACAAGGATGTAACTACAAA ATATGAAATTACTAGTTATCCCAAACTGAAATTGTTCAGAAAGAGCAATAAAGCTGGTGAAGTTTATGAAGGTGCTCGTAATTTGGATGATATTGTATCTTACATCAATGAGAAATGTGGCACAAATCGCGATGGACAAGGAAGACTTACTTCTAAA GCTGGTATAGTAGCATCCCTGGATAAGTTGGTGAAGAAATTTGTGAATGCAGGTGACAATGACAAAAAGGCCATCTATTCACAACTTGAAGAGGAAGTTGAGGATCTTGAAGGATCTGATGCAAG ATATGGCAAATTGTACTTAAAACTTGCTAAGAACTGTATGGAAAAGGGTAAAGAGTATGCAAAGAACGAGGTTCAACGTCTTGAGAGAATGCTTGAAAAG TCAATAAACCCAACCAAGACAGATGAATTCACTCTCAAGAAGaacatcttatctttatttgcttaa